The proteins below come from a single Mangifera indica cultivar Alphonso chromosome 16, CATAS_Mindica_2.1, whole genome shotgun sequence genomic window:
- the LOC123199771 gene encoding gibberellin 20 oxidase 1-D-like, whose protein sequence is MSLIMNSNNSPLDLCSPLMDQKNDEKGSIIFDTLKKQTNIPTEFIWPNSDLVNTQQELNEPLIDLEGFMKGDESATAEAIQLVRNGCLEHGFFQVINHGVDASLINAAYEEIDSIFNLPLEKKLSIPRKPFQVFGYSGAHADRFSSKLPWKETLSFGFPYGENDSNPVILNYFKSVLGEDFERTGWVYQRYCEAMKKLSDVIFELLAISLGIDQLHYKKFFEDGYSITRCNYYPPCNNSSLTMGTGPHSDPTALTILHQDQTGGLEVFVNDKWQTVRPRQDALVINLGDTFMALSNGKYKSCLHRAVVNSDKERRSIVFFVCPKGDKEVRPTEDLVNKEGSRIYPDFTWSDLMGFTLKHHRPDAATLPAFVEWLASSKSSNS, encoded by the exons ATGTCTCTCATAATGAACTCTAACAATTCACCCCTTGATTTGTGTTCTCCATTGATGGACCAAAAAAATGATGAGAAAGGTTCCATTATTTTCGATACTTTGAAAAAGCAAACAAACATTCCAACTGAGTTTATTTGGCCAAACAGCGACTTGGTCAATACCCAACAAGAGCTTAACGAGCCCTTGATAGACTTGGAAGGATTCATGAAGGGTGATGAAAGTGCCACAGCTGAAGCCATTCAGCTTGTGAGAAATGGCTGTTTGGAGCATGGATTCTTTCAAGTGATCAATCATGGCGTCGATGCAAGTCTCATAAATGCAGCCTACGAAGAAATTGATTCTATTTTCAACCTTCCTCTTGAAAAGAAACTCAGCATTCCAAGGAAGCCTTTCCAGGTTTTTGGATACTCTGGTGCTCATGCTGATCGTTTCTCATCCAAGTTGCCTTGGAAGGAAACGTTGTCTTTTGGGTTCCCTTACGGCGAGAATGACTCCAACCCTGTTATTCTTAACTACTTCAAATCTGTTCTGGGAGAAGATTTTGAACGCACAGG gtggGTTTATCAAAGGTATTGTGAAGCAATGAAGAAGTTATCAGATGTGATTTTTGAGCTTTTGGCGATTAGCTTGGGAATAGATCAACTGCACTATAAGAAATTTTTCGAAGATGGGTACTCAATCACGAGGTGCAACTATTATCCTCCTTGCAATAATTCAAGCCTCACTATGGGAACTGGCCCTCATAGTGACCCAACAGCCTTAACAATCCTTCATCAAGACCAAACTGGCGGCCTTGAAGTTTTTGTAAATGATAAGTGGCAAACAGTCCGACCTCGACAAGATGCCCTAGTCATAAATCTTGGCGACACATTCATG GCATTATCAAATGGGAAATACAAGAGCTGCCTGCACAGAGCAGTGGTGAACAGTGACAAAGAAAGAAGATCAATAGTGTTTTTTGTGTGTCCAAAAGGTGACAAAGAGGTGAGGCCCACAGAAGATCTTGTTAACAAAGAAGGGTCAAGGATTTACCCAGATTTCACATGGTCAGACTTGATGGGGTTCACTTTGAAGCACCATAGGCCTGATGCTGCTACTCTGCCCGCCTTTGTCGAATGGCTTGCATCTTCCAAATCATCTAACTCCTAG